The segment GTCTGGTTTCTTTCTGTTTATCttacattcttattttttttctatttcatgATTGTATGATACAACTCTTCATTGTCGGATATATATCTACatattttttctgaaaatatctgaatctgaatttttttttcctaatttgtttATCAAACATGCCTTTTTGTTGTCAGGTTTTTCTTTGCTTTGGAAATTCTGTTGCTTCAACACGCTTTATGTTGCAAGATGAATTCAATCTGCAGACAACAAAATGTGATAACTGCATCATAGTAATTTCAACTATTCTCCATCTCTTCTCTCACTTTTCTCTGCTTGTAACATAATCATCTTTTAATCTAGTAgtgtaaagaatttttttacatGATATATTAGTGTTGCTGCACGTTTATAGCATGTTAGTTATCATTTTTATGAAGCAACCAACTAATACTACTTGTGGGGTTGTAGGGATTCATGTTTTGCCTACAGCAGTTAGCATGCATATGTAGCATTATTGCTTGTCTTGCTGGAAGTGAAGAACTTCAAGATGCTTCTCAGCTTCTCAACTGTTTGTCTGACTTTGTTTACTTCACGTAAGACACTTGATTCTAAGTATCAAAAACATTTCTTATATCGGGCTGtattttcatcttcatttaCCTTTTTCTCTTATATTGGCAGGGTTTGTAGCTGTATGCAGGTATGTGAACACATTCTTCATCTAGGAAATCCTTTAGCATGAACACTGTTCCATTAAATAGTCAAATTATCTTACCTTCTAAAAGTAATAGTTCCATTGAAATAGTGAATCAACATTCCAgccaaaaaaaagttatttttcagACTCCACTCAAGGGATTCATAATTAATCTATGTCCCTTCAGCTCATTTAGACCCTATTTCAAAGGATTCATCATAATTATACTACAACTTTATTCTCCATCAAATGTAGGACCAACTATACTTAGCAAAACTCATGCAAGTTGAGTGTATCATACGActtatcaaaattttttttcAGAAAGAAGTCTGATCATGGATAGTGAAGGAACTAATTATGCTTGTATAACTTGTGTTGTAACTTCAGTTATTGGTGTCTGTGAAGTACTCTAAATTGAAATGGTACCTTCAGATTCCATTGTCCAATGTCCATTATTAGTTGTCACTCACTCCAGTCTTGATCATCATAATTCTATTCAGACACAGCATAAGGTTGAAATGGATAAAAGAGATGGAAAATTTGGACCACGCCCAATGTCAGTGCCACCTGTGCAACAAATGTCTCGGTTAGATCAGCCCGTTCCCCCTGTAGTTGGATATCCACCAATGCAGCAACCTCAAGGATATCCCCCACAACCCCATGGTAATCCACCACCACCACAACATCCTCAGGGTTATCCTCCATCTCAGCAAAACCCTCAGGAGTACCAACCACCTCAGCAACAACCTCAGGATTATCCACCACCTCAGCAGCAGCCTCAGGGTTATCCACCACAACAGCAGCCTCAAGGTTATCCACCACCACAGCAGACGCCTCAGGGTTACCCACCACCACAGCAGCAGCCTCAGGGTTACCCACCACCACAGCAGCAGCCTCAGGGTTACCCATCACCACAGCAGCCACCTCAGGGTTACCCACCAGCCAATTATCCCCCTCCTGGTGCTGGAGAACCCAAATCTAATCATGTTCAATGAGTTgaaactttcttttttttggcaGGAAAATCCATTGATCTCTACTTGAATTTAGTACAATACTTTTAGATTATTCTTCATTTCTTAGCTTGTAGATTATGGTAATTCAGATAATAATTGACTTGTGTAAGAGGATGACTTATTCTATGCGAAGTGATCATTCAATATTAAGATTTTTCATGCACCACACGAACATTTGAAACAATTCCTTGCATCACCTGAGATAAAAAGGAAGGTCGGTTTGATGTAAATAGGAAGTATTTTGTTGTATATATCACTGGATATGTGCATATCATTCTCGTGAAGAAAAAATCTCATAGCAACCATTAACATATGAACAAAGTATTCTGTAGTAGCCATTTCTTTGTGAGTTTATGATCAATTAACACATTTAGTTTTCAAGTCTTCAAGACTAATTAATTGCAAAACACTTTGTCTTTCTTATCTTAAATGCCCTGTCTATGTTGACTTTTAGCAGTCCACAAATAGGAAGAGACCTATGTACGTTATTTTTACACATAATATTAACATAAGTATTCTTATTAAATTCGAAATCCACCAACTTTTTTACGtgtcattattataattttgaattgaatGAGATCGATAACTTATTTTTTACCCTCATAATTTGCACGTTGCCTGATAGATATACTATATGAGATCTTTCTGCCAAGGGTTAATTGGAATATGGATGAGATTAAGGGATCCAATTCAATagtagtaatattttatttgatctttGTGTATCCGTTATGTACTATCCAAGTTAGTACACAATAAATTCATTATAGTACAAATTCACCTTAATGATCAACTATTTAACTATGAAAGATATGATTAGAAATGAGAATATCCTCAATAAAAGGAGAGCGACTTCTGTAGAGAATGAGATGCgggaaataaaattaaaatggttTAAACATATGAAGACGAGATGTCTGGATACTTTAGAATGCAAGTGTCAGAGTCTGTCTATGAATTCCTTTCGTGAGATAGAGGCGTGCCGAAGAATTATTAGGCAAAGTAATTGAACAAGACATGACATAATTTCAATTTATCGAAAACATGACACGTGACAAATTGTGAATCGGAGGACATAAATTAGCTTATAAGTTACAACATGTTGTCGCATTATTCGTTCatactaaaatttttaatattataactTAGCTTCTTGtccttttaattatgttattacgTATTGTTTCCTCTAGCAaactatcattttattttgttatagttATTCTCATGgttttttttgctatttttcattacttttttttagaCTCATTTGAATCGTAAATTTATCGAAAATATATTTTCGTTCTCTAAAGTACGAATAAAATCGACATGCATGGAAATCTTTAGGTTCTAGTTTATGGGACTacgagcctgtttggctcagcttaaaagctggtcaaactgacttaaaagctggtttttgacttatttagctgtttggcaatactcaaaacaacttattttaagttaaaaaaaacttattttaagccaaaagttaaaagctggggtaggggtgctttttttttttccttaatatttttatacaatctccaaattacccatataaccctaacatttctttcttccatttttcccttttcacgtttgacataacaacttcagcacttttatcccaacacataactgcttattttaaaaataagtttcagcacttttaaaagtatttttttaaagctgcttttattacgTTGGCTAATAACGAGCTTATATAAAATGAAAGGTTCAAATAGGTGATTTAAAAAGAGTGAGGGGTCAAAATACAAATCAAAGGAAATGAATGTGTAGCAGCATCACAGTTGTTCTTCAAAACTCTCTGAGATCCAAACCCCAACTGAAAGGGAGGTCCCATCACATTGACACTCTCTTTCAccattttcttcatcaaattcacTCAGATTTGGATCTCCATTAAAATCCTAATAATGCTATCTCGCACTCTTTGATCTGCATTTTctcctgattttttttttcggATTGAGAAGCTTCGGAAACTAGAGTATCCACTGTTCAGGAGTTTTTGGCTTAAATTTCCAAGATGTATATGGCATATGGATGGCCACAGGTCATCCCTATGGAATCAGGGTTATGCCCTTCTTCACAGCAAATTGTGTACCTCAAAGTCATTAATCGCTTATTGCTTGTTGTTTCTCCTACTCATCTTGAACTATGGTCCTCCTCACAGGTCAGAGtttgatcatttttttatatttggagaATTTCGGATTGGTTGATGAGAATTCCTCACATTTTTATGTTGCTTTGAACTGGGTGTTGATCAATTTCTTACATTTCGATTGGGTTTTTCATTGGCTGCAGCATAGAGTGAGATTGGGCAAGTACAAGAGAAGCTCGGATTCGATTCAGAAGGAAGGCGAGAATTTGCGAGCTGTTTGGAGTCCTGATACCAAATTGATTGTAGTTATTGTAAGTTAAACATTGATTTGGATTATGATGTCTTTGTAATGTAGTGTGCCTGAATAGAGCAGAATGTAAAGAGAGTTTTCATAAACCAGCCTCAACTGGTTAGAATAGTTGATTGGTGGAGTCCTTTTATCAGTGTTATGtataatttaagttggtaaagtAGCCTGTTCCCCGTATCTTTTAGTGGGTAAATGTGACAATTTTGgcatttaagttaaaaattgagCTCAACAATGTCCATTTGCATCTCAACAGCGCCATGGTCTAAGTGATCCCAAGTACTTTTACATAGTGTATTGTCCAGGATTTATGGAAAATGTGAAACTTGATGATTTCGCACCCATAAACAATAATATAAGATGTTCtacaatttgaattattttgtaaGAGTAGCTTTACTTCTATGGACACTTGAGAAGTGAAGTGCTTGCTGAGCTTTCTTGGAAAATTGGGTTCAGATTTATACACTATCAATTCAGTTGTCTATGGCTGTTGTGGGTTGAAAAGCCGAGGGTAAATATCATGCTAAATATACCGATAGTTTAAAATGTTAACTTAAATCCTAAAATTATTTGCTGACATTTAAAGACTGTTACTGTTTGTTGCACCAGTTTCTGGTGTTGAGAAGTTAGAGTTGCTTAGATACGTGTGAAGCAATGAGTACCTTTTTATTCTGTGTCTAACTTTCTTTGTGTGGCAGACCTCTTCCTTCTACCTACACATTCTGAAGGTCCAATTTACAGAAAGGAAAATACAAATTGGAGGCAAACAACCAACTGGTTTGTTTCTAGCAAGCATAACTTTGCTCTTGAATGAACAGGTGCCTTTTGCTAATAGGAACTTGACAATGTAAGTTACCCTTTTTCTACTTTTTGatcatttataatttaaatctcAAGCAGTAACCTTCACCCTCAGATTTTTCCTACCTTGAAATAAAGCAAGTCTTCGGATATCCATGAGATGAGAattgtttcatttattttattttggacaAATGTATAAGATGAGAAATGTTTTCTGAAAGTACCTTATTTTCTTTAAAGCTACCAGATGTCCTACTGGTCATGAGTCACAGGTTTGTGGTACTCTCTCCTCACCATCAACAAGTGATAGATTTCTATTATTTCTTTGATTCATGAAACAACAAGTTTGTGGTAGTAAGTACTACTTCATCCTTAACTGGAGGTCTCGGGTTTGAGTCCCCCTGGCCACAGAGTCGCCTTTGTTAGGGAGCCTTACCTCCCAATGTGGGGCTTTTTGGCGTGAATCCAGATTTAGTTGAGCTCCAAGAGGGTACCGGACACCGGGTGGGAACCCCCCggccccccccaaaaaaaaacttcttcCCTTGCTTTTTGTTCACTGTGGACATGTATATGAGATGTGAGgattgcaaagtgcaaatgcaATGGATGAAGATTTGTCTCCATCAAACTATAGAAAGGATGCTCAACTCGCTCTGCTAGTTTCTAAAGGGAGACTAACAGTTATTAGAAACCTCTTCAGAAGTCTTGGGTATGATTTTGTTATACTTCTTAATCCTatcaaataacatataaaatccTTACCacaatttataaatcaaataaattgatATGTCAAATAAACAGAATGTATAAATGAGTAACTGTGGCTTGTGGGAATATTAGTACACGATAGAAAGATACAAGACATGAAATAATGAGTAGAAAGTGGAGGAAAACCTTTTCTCTCATTTTGTTAGTAGAATTTATGAGAGTTAGGCATAAAATGTGACAGACTTTGTCAAGGGCGGCAAGAAAGTTGCTCCTCTTCCTTAAATAATAGCATAGACAATCTTAGTGCAATTTTAATACAATACCTTATTCTCCAAGAAATAGCTTAGACGATGCTAACATTGAATTTATCTTCCCTATCAATGAAGTCACAAATTTGGATGAGCTAGCTTGAATCCTATGTTGTGGCACTGATACATTGCCCACCACTTATCTTGAGCTTCCACTTGGGGAAAAATGTAAATCAATAGAGGTGTGGAATGGAGttgttgaaaaatttgaaaagaaatttgCTTCTTTGCAGAGACAACACCTCTCTTTGGGAGGAAGGTTGACACTGATCAGTAGTGTGTTGGACAGCATCCTTCCATAGTTGCGGTCCCTTATTCCAATCCCCAGCGAAGTAGTGAAGCAACTGGACAAAATCAGAATAATATTCCTATGGGAAGCGCAGCAAGGGCCATAGATTTCACCTTGCTAAATGGTCAAAGTTCATCTTGCCAAAAAGATTTGGAGGCCTAAGATTTTAGGGATCTCTGCACCCACAACAAATGTCTGTTGATGAAATGGTTAAGGAGGGTCAACTAAGAGGAGAATCCACTATGGAAAGAGGTTGTCAGGGTTACGCATGGCCCCAGAATCATTGGTGTACGTTGCTCTCCAGGAGTCCATATGGAGTTGAGCCATGGAAGAGCATCAGGAAACTATGGAGTGAATTTACCCTTCggggtggcccagtggtttgaGTTTGgaacttccatgttggaggtctcaagttcgaaaccccttgccagcgaaagcaaggggttttGCCTTttgggtcgagctcgtcgcaccagGATTGCCTGGTGCGGGTTActtctcctatgtggtttgcgagctattgcataggagcggagTTTTACCCTGCGCGCACCCAAAAGGGTAGCAGCTGTGGGTTTCCTTTGTCgtcaaaaaacaaacaaactatGGGGTGAATTTTTCACCAACTCATACTTCAAATTGGGCAATGACATTAACATAAATTCTGGAAAGATAAATGGTTGCAAGGCTCTATACTAATATTAGATTTTCCCAACCTCTATTAGATAGTCCAAAATCAAGACTCCACTATCTCTCAGTATTGGCAAGACAATTGCTGGCTCATTCTATTCAGGAAGGGTTTCTAACTCTACTTGCCAAATTACAAGGCTTCTCTGTAAGGAAAATGTAGTCGACTGCATAAGGTTGAGAAACTCCAGAAATGGTCTCTATTATGCAAAGGCACCTTATACTCATCTATGCTCATGAAATGAAATCATTGACAGGTGGTGTTGGAAAGTTATATAAAAGACTTAACTGCTTTCAAAGATCTGAGCTCACTCTATTTTACAATCTACATCTTCTTGGTGCTTTTAATAAAATCatcttacataaaaataaaaataaaattcttgtAAAAAGGAAAAGCCATTGAGTTTGAACTTTAAGACAGTTGAGTCTGATCCCGTTATTGATCTTGAATGCGATAAACTTGTTGGTGAATCCTGTGTTTCTCCAGTATTTTAGAACTGGACTTTCTTAAAGATTATTTTGGTTTTATTGCTTAAGTTGTCAATTAAGTAGGACTATTTTGGCTCATAATTTAAATTGTCACGTATAATTTATCTTCATCTGTTACCATATTGAGAACCTGAGTTCATATCTGTCTGTACTTTGTTACTTATGGGATTTTGTGTTGTTTCACTGGAAGTTTATTTCGTGGAGAAGGGAAAGATAGTTCCATTCATGTCTTTCATGCcggattaatttcttcattatttgACTCGTCGTCTATTGATCTCAGCTGAAACACATAGTTTATTCCCTGCATATGTGGCTTGCAGGAGCAATGTAGTTTGTGACAGTAAACATATTATAGTTGGGCTTTCTGATGGATCTCTGTATAATATATCCTGGAAGGGAGAGGTAATTCTTTTTAAACATGTCTTAATTGTGTCGCAGATTAATGTGAAAATTTTAGATGacatttctattttatttcttcttatttaaattaaagtcTGTAGTTGCTCACTACAGTTGGCAGAAAATGTAGGAAATGTTTGTTCatgattttttgttatattgcAGTTTTGTGGGGCCTTGGATGCCTTTGATCTTGATGTTCAGTGTCGTGATGGCAGTGGGGTTCCTAAACTAGCAAATGCTTTGGAAAATGGTCTTGCTTCTGGCGGGAGTCTATCTTTTTCTAAATGCAGTCATCATTTGTCGAAAAACTCTGCTGTGATCCATTTGGAGTTCTCCTTACCCTTAAGGTTGCTTGTTGTGCTATTTTCTGATGGACAATTGGTCTTATGTTCTGTGAGCAAAAAAGGTCTGAAGCAAATGGAATCTATCAAAGCTGAAAAGAAACTGGGCTCTGGTGATGCTGTATGTGCTGCAGTTGCTTCAGATCAACAACTCCTTGCTGTTGGTACCAGAAGAGGTGTTGTTGAGCTGTATGACATTGCAGAATCTGCTTCGCTTCTGCGTTCTGTTTCTCTGTATGATTGGGGGTAAGCTTTTGCTGTTGACATCAGAGTTTGGTAAAAGACAGTCACAATTGGTTGCTGATGAGAGAACCCTTTAGTGCAAATTgcattttgattattttgtgcCTTGCTAAATTCATTTACTTATGTCTGAGTCTTGTTTTGAAGTTTTTGTTAGCTTTTGATAATACATGATTAAGTCAGTAAATAAATTGTATGTGGCAACTAAATTTTATAATGATCTGTGATCCTCTGCGGACACCTGATAAAAAATTGGAATGGGACAGAGAAGATCATGCCTGCGCAAGGTGACACACTCACAAAAGTAG is part of the Solanum lycopersicum chromosome 1, SLM_r2.1 genome and harbors:
- the LOC101256807 gene encoding uncharacterized protein isoform X2, with the protein product MICLDINVVEATCLVAADVEKVVALNFVLAQRFFFALEILLLQHALCCKMNSICRQQNGFMFCLQQLACICSIIACLAGSEELQDASQLLNCLSDFVYFTVCSCMQTQHKVEMDKRDGKFGPRPMSVPPVQQMSRLDQPVPPVVGYPPMQQPQGYPPQPHGNPPPPQHPQGYPPSQQNPQEYQPPQQQPQDYPPPQQQPQGYPPQQQPQGYPPPQQTPQGYPPPQQQPQGYPPPQQQPQGYPSPQQPPQGYPPANYPPPGAGEPKSNHVQ
- the LOC101256807 gene encoding uncharacterized protein isoform X1, which gives rise to MASANQMEKMKLRQNYRNHWHTDLIRATETDPLYCCFSLWCAPCASYLLRKRALYNDMSRYKCCGGYMPCSGRCGESRCPEFCLGTEVFLCFGNSVASTRFMLQDEFNLQTTKCDNCIIGFMFCLQQLACICSIIACLAGSEELQDASQLLNCLSDFVYFTVCSCMQTQHKVEMDKRDGKFGPRPMSVPPVQQMSRLDQPVPPVVGYPPMQQPQGYPPQPHGNPPPPQHPQGYPPSQQNPQEYQPPQQQPQDYPPPQQQPQGYPPQQQPQGYPPPQQTPQGYPPPQQQPQGYPPPQQQPQGYPSPQQPPQGYPPANYPPPGAGEPKSNHVQ